One window of Jannaschia sp. CCS1 genomic DNA carries:
- a CDS encoding carboxypeptidase M32, with protein MSYAELTEATGRVNDLLNAGSVLSWDARTMMPKGGAESRSKQLATLAVAARDLLCSDEMKHALDGAAAEVAGKPDDSAEARIVAQVREAIDYHERIPPELLRRKTELGSSAHEVWAEAREQADFSIFAPALTTMVDINREMAQAIGYETHPYDALMYRFEPGTTEAGLKTLFARLREGMIPLVRAIADAEKPRAEFLFRDFPADAQMVFALQMAERIGYDTHRGRLDTTVHPFEVSFTRNDVRITTRVNERYMPMSLFGALHEAGHAMYEQGVDPAYTRTPLATDLISLYAVGGVSFGAHESQSRLWENHVGRSRAFWKNHMDDIRAAYPGKLDDVDAEEFYRAVNRSEPSFVRVEADELTYDFHVMVRCELEAKMVDGSLNVAELPEAWNATMKDYLGVDVPDDGKQGVLQDVHWSSGQIGTFCNYTVGNIMAAQLFETATIESPDIQTALDAADYTPLRTWLTNHVAQHGRRFSRDELLEKATGRPLDPEPYLAHLTKKYSDIYALA; from the coding sequence ATGAGCTATGCCGAACTGACCGAAGCGACGGGCCGCGTGAACGATCTGTTGAACGCGGGGTCGGTTCTGTCGTGGGATGCGCGCACGATGATGCCCAAGGGCGGGGCGGAGAGCCGATCCAAGCAGCTGGCAACCTTGGCCGTGGCCGCACGCGATCTGCTATGTTCCGATGAAATGAAACACGCGTTGGATGGTGCTGCGGCGGAGGTTGCGGGCAAGCCCGACGACAGCGCTGAAGCGCGGATCGTGGCGCAGGTGCGTGAGGCCATCGACTACCACGAACGCATCCCGCCCGAGCTGCTTCGCCGCAAGACAGAGCTCGGGTCGTCGGCCCATGAGGTCTGGGCCGAGGCGCGCGAACAGGCCGACTTCTCTATCTTCGCCCCTGCGCTGACCACCATGGTCGATATCAACCGTGAGATGGCCCAGGCCATCGGGTATGAGACGCATCCCTATGACGCGCTGATGTATCGGTTTGAACCCGGCACCACCGAGGCCGGTCTGAAGACCCTGTTCGCTCGCCTCCGCGAGGGGATGATCCCCCTCGTCCGCGCCATTGCTGACGCCGAAAAACCCCGCGCGGAGTTCCTGTTTCGCGATTTCCCCGCCGATGCGCAGATGGTTTTCGCGCTGCAAATGGCCGAACGCATCGGCTACGACACTCATCGCGGGCGGCTCGACACCACGGTGCATCCGTTCGAGGTATCCTTCACCCGAAACGACGTGCGCATTACGACCCGGGTGAACGAGCGCTATATGCCGATGTCGCTGTTCGGAGCGCTCCATGAAGCGGGTCATGCGATGTATGAACAGGGCGTCGATCCCGCCTACACGCGCACGCCTCTCGCGACGGACCTTATCAGCCTTTACGCCGTCGGCGGTGTCAGCTTCGGCGCGCATGAGTCTCAGTCGCGGCTGTGGGAGAACCATGTGGGCCGGTCCCGCGCGTTCTGGAAGAACCACATGGACGACATCCGCGCGGCCTATCCCGGCAAGCTTGACGATGTGGATGCGGAGGAATTTTACCGCGCCGTCAATCGGTCTGAGCCGTCCTTTGTGCGCGTGGAGGCGGATGAGCTGACTTATGATTTCCACGTCATGGTGCGGTGCGAGTTGGAGGCCAAGATGGTCGATGGCTCCCTCAATGTCGCCGAATTGCCAGAGGCCTGGAATGCCACGATGAAGGACTACCTTGGCGTCGACGTACCCGATGACGGCAAGCAAGGCGTCTTGCAGGATGTGCACTGGTCCTCGGGTCAGATCGGGACATTTTGCAACTACACCGTCGGCAATATCATGGCCGCGCAGTTGTTTGAGACCGCGACCATTGAGAGCCCCGACATCCAGACCGCACTCGACGCTGCCGATTATACGCCCCTGCGCACTTGGCTGACGAACCACGTCGCCCAACACGGTCGCCGGTTCAGCCGCGATGAACTGTTGGAAAAAGCCACGGGCCGTCCGCTCGACCCCGAGCCCTATCTGGCGCATCTCACCAAGAAATACTCCGACATCTACGCGCTGGCCTGA
- a CDS encoding DUF4438 domain-containing protein, producing MPSLKTNEDALVEMAVSGVITTPAVRPGQYIPYPDGTATVLPGMYGITYNVRCGDRAFGWAGDHVEPGVSIDDDADAGRHHALHYLNCIGNEALVTSGMAAGARGIVVGEHARILVQFDADAHDVMAPGDRIQVMTKGQGLTLTDYPGVALKKMSPRLFHALGITESDGRLHVSVAMELPIRIMGSGAELNSEYVDQDLMSGDRALMAELGIDQMRLGDVIAIRHADHHWGRSYREGAVSICLCIHGDSVMTGHGPGILTLMTARGGEIDFTIDASANLATLLDLGA from the coding sequence ATGCCCAGTCTAAAGACGAATGAAGATGCCCTGGTCGAGATGGCCGTGTCAGGCGTGATCACCACGCCTGCCGTGCGCCCCGGACAATATATTCCCTACCCCGATGGCACCGCGACGGTCCTGCCGGGCATGTATGGGATCACCTACAATGTGCGTTGCGGCGACCGGGCGTTCGGGTGGGCGGGCGACCATGTGGAGCCTGGCGTGTCCATTGACGATGACGCGGATGCAGGCCGCCATCACGCGCTGCATTACCTCAATTGCATCGGGAATGAGGCGTTGGTGACGTCGGGCATGGCCGCGGGCGCGCGCGGCATCGTGGTGGGCGAACACGCGCGCATTCTGGTGCAGTTTGACGCCGATGCCCATGACGTGATGGCCCCGGGAGACCGCATTCAGGTAATGACGAAAGGCCAGGGTCTGACCCTGACGGATTATCCTGGCGTGGCCCTCAAAAAGATGAGCCCACGTCTGTTCCATGCGCTTGGCATCACGGAAAGCGATGGGCGATTGCATGTGAGCGTCGCGATGGAGCTGCCCATCCGCATCATGGGCTCGGGCGCAGAGCTGAATTCCGAATATGTCGATCAGGACCTGATGTCCGGCGACCGGGCGTTGATGGCGGAGTTGGGCATCGACCAGATGCGCCTTGGTGACGTGATCGCCATCCGCCATGCGGACCACCATTGGGGCCGGTCCTACCGCGAGGGGGCCGTGTCGATCTGTCTGTGCATCCATGGCGACAGCGTGATGACCGGTCACGGCCCCGGCATCCTGACCCTGATGACCGCGCGGGGCGGAGAGATTGATTTCACCATTGATGCCTCCGCCAATCTTGCCACCCTCCTCGACCTCGGAGCCTGA
- a CDS encoding DUF4438 domain-containing protein, whose translation MSIQTNAADIVTVSVIGQVANPSLSGLPAEPYRLDADGKAFLWPTFGGIVYNVTVGDSAFGWAGDCIHPSVSITHKDANKNRGLNVFACVGNEAMVASGAAKGARGVVTGKSGRFSDQVIVHFDTETRRKIAVDDSILVKSEGVGLTVPDCPDVAFKSLSPSLFDALPKRLEDGVLKIGVVGTVPPHFVGAGAGLTSEGGSLHIQSTDRAALAEHGLDQLRLGDVVAIADTDSRYNHGYLRGAMSIGIVGQTDGPRAGYGPGMTVVMTAPAGQLGSYDAPGTNIADILGLSA comes from the coding sequence ATGAGCATCCAGACCAACGCCGCCGATATCGTCACCGTCTCTGTCATAGGGCAGGTCGCGAACCCGTCGCTGTCGGGCCTTCCGGCGGAACCCTACCGGCTGGACGCGGACGGCAAGGCGTTCCTGTGGCCGACTTTCGGCGGCATCGTTTACAACGTCACCGTGGGTGACAGTGCGTTCGGATGGGCGGGCGATTGCATCCACCCCTCAGTCTCCATCACGCACAAGGACGCGAACAAGAACCGCGGCCTGAACGTCTTTGCCTGCGTCGGCAACGAGGCGATGGTGGCCAGCGGGGCGGCCAAAGGGGCTCGCGGTGTGGTGACAGGTAAATCGGGGCGGTTCTCGGATCAGGTGATTGTGCACTTTGATACGGAAACACGTCGGAAAATCGCGGTAGACGACAGCATTCTGGTGAAGAGCGAGGGCGTTGGCCTGACCGTGCCGGACTGCCCAGACGTGGCGTTCAAATCGCTTTCGCCGTCGCTGTTCGACGCGCTGCCGAAGCGGCTGGAGGATGGCGTGTTGAAGATCGGCGTCGTGGGGACCGTGCCGCCGCACTTCGTGGGTGCAGGCGCGGGGCTGACGTCTGAGGGTGGCTCGCTGCATATCCAGTCCACGGACCGCGCAGCCCTGGCGGAGCACGGCTTGGATCAGCTGCGACTGGGTGACGTGGTGGCCATTGCGGACACCGATAGTCGCTACAATCACGGCTACCTGCGCGGCGCGATGAGCATCGGGATCGTCGGCCAGACCGATGGACCCCGCGCGGGGTACGGCCCCGGCATGACGGTGGTGATGACCGCCCCCGCAGGCCAACTTGGCAGCTACGACGCGCCGGGCACGAATATCGCCGACATTCTGGGGCTATCCGCATGA
- a CDS encoding Ldh family oxidoreductase, producing the protein MNQTIVMTNVDREQLRTFVAEGFRALGLTEEDAGIFANALIFSELRFHPGQGQGVARLRRYHERIGNGEVNPRAGWSIVKEGPALALVDAHNGIGTVAASKAMALAIKKAKEGGIGTVVVRNSTHYGSSAVHACQALEHGCIGVAFTNAGPEMAPWGGREGVTGTNPWSIAAPSDQGFPTVLDIAITTAGKGMMNWLIREGKKMPLDWAITPDGDETDDPAAALKGPLLGIGGHKGYGLAFMTEALTGVLSGGGFGLTPYSDPQKLDVSHYFQAIDIEWFMDPDDYATRMGAFVQMAKTRALRPGFDEILVPGEQEARRTAAKAENGVPIDDVVLADMQALGRELGLKTPLDGLGPYTGSTL; encoded by the coding sequence ATGAATCAGACGATTGTGATGACCAATGTAGACCGGGAACAGTTGCGGACCTTCGTGGCAGAGGGGTTTCGAGCCCTCGGATTGACGGAGGAAGACGCGGGCATTTTCGCCAATGCGCTGATCTTCTCGGAACTGCGTTTTCATCCCGGTCAAGGGCAAGGCGTCGCCCGTCTGCGCAGGTATCACGAGCGGATCGGGAATGGAGAGGTCAACCCCCGCGCTGGATGGTCCATCGTCAAGGAAGGGCCCGCTTTGGCACTGGTCGATGCCCACAATGGGATCGGGACCGTTGCCGCATCAAAAGCGATGGCGCTGGCAATCAAAAAGGCGAAAGAGGGTGGGATCGGCACCGTTGTCGTCCGCAACTCTACCCACTACGGCTCCAGCGCGGTTCATGCCTGTCAGGCGCTGGAGCATGGGTGTATCGGTGTGGCCTTCACCAACGCGGGCCCAGAAATGGCGCCTTGGGGTGGGCGCGAAGGCGTGACCGGCACCAACCCCTGGTCCATCGCCGCGCCATCGGATCAAGGCTTCCCCACCGTCCTCGACATCGCGATCACGACAGCGGGCAAGGGCATGATGAACTGGCTGATCCGCGAAGGGAAGAAAATGCCGCTGGATTGGGCGATCACACCCGACGGCGACGAAACGGACGATCCCGCCGCCGCATTGAAGGGGCCGTTGTTGGGAATCGGCGGGCATAAGGGCTATGGGCTGGCCTTCATGACAGAGGCTTTGACCGGCGTCCTGTCGGGTGGCGGCTTTGGCCTGACCCCCTATTCCGATCCGCAAAAACTGGACGTCTCGCACTACTTTCAGGCCATTGATATCGAATGGTTCATGGACCCGGACGATTACGCCACGCGCATGGGCGCGTTCGTGCAGATGGCCAAGACCCGCGCGCTGCGCCCCGGGTTTGACGAGATCCTCGTGCCCGGCGAACAGGAGGCGCGCCGGACTGCCGCGAAGGCTGAAAACGGCGTGCCGATTGATGATGTCGTACTGGCGGACATGCAGGCGCTGGGGCGAGAGCTCGGGTTGAAAACGCCGCTGGACGGACTTGGTCCCTACACGGGCAGCACGCTGTGA
- a CDS encoding M24 family metallopeptidase, whose product MTPLEPTFFARARDRLRARAMNAGLDGLLLLRAPNLAYATGLFLSANERPMGVWLPMDGDPILMLPGLERENAKGTGLTDLRFYDEFPGKEPPVLWMLDQIGRKHIGIDALDAALLDAARDKAVRIDLTDHAMAARTIKEPEEIALTVEAASFADLFLTRLHAAAGDIINQGGTEADLMADAMAHARGALMAKHKQAFSGTPMGITASVHSGPRAALPHGAVLERVPQPGETLIAGIGASLGGYHAESGVTLIVGSISAEQRQIMAAMKACNDAGVAACGARTTCTQANDAALDALRAAGLGDTIRHRIGHGMGLEGHEDPWLAPGDPTPIQTHMIFSNEPGVYRPGIDGYRTINTMIVTEDGVDIPSRFQANTPIDARVIAL is encoded by the coding sequence GTGACACCGCTGGAGCCCACTTTCTTCGCCCGCGCGCGAGATCGGCTACGTGCCCGCGCGATGAATGCAGGGCTCGACGGATTGCTTCTGCTGCGTGCCCCCAATCTGGCCTACGCGACGGGGCTGTTTCTATCTGCCAACGAACGCCCCATGGGCGTCTGGCTGCCCATGGATGGTGACCCGATCCTGATGCTGCCAGGCCTGGAGCGGGAGAATGCCAAGGGCACGGGGCTGACCGATCTGCGGTTCTATGACGAATTTCCGGGAAAGGAGCCGCCGGTGCTGTGGATGCTGGATCAGATCGGCCGCAAGCACATCGGAATCGACGCTCTGGATGCAGCGCTTCTGGATGCGGCGCGCGACAAGGCAGTGCGGATCGACCTGACCGATCACGCCATGGCCGCACGTACCATCAAGGAGCCCGAGGAAATCGCGCTGACGGTCGAGGCGGCGTCCTTCGCGGACCTGTTTCTGACTCGTCTGCATGCGGCGGCGGGCGATATCATCAACCAAGGCGGGACGGAGGCCGATCTGATGGCCGACGCCATGGCCCACGCACGCGGTGCTTTGATGGCCAAACACAAGCAGGCTTTTTCGGGCACGCCCATGGGCATCACCGCGTCCGTCCATTCAGGGCCGCGCGCCGCTCTGCCCCATGGCGCGGTGCTGGAACGTGTGCCGCAACCCGGTGAGACGCTGATTGCGGGGATCGGGGCCAGTTTGGGCGGCTACCATGCCGAAAGCGGCGTGACCCTGATCGTAGGCAGCATCAGCGCGGAACAACGCCAGATCATGGCGGCCATGAAGGCGTGCAACGACGCGGGCGTAGCGGCTTGCGGGGCCCGCACGACCTGCACCCAAGCCAATGATGCCGCATTGGATGCGCTGCGTGCCGCAGGTCTCGGCGACACCATACGTCACCGCATCGGCCATGGCATGGGGCTGGAAGGACACGAAGACCCGTGGCTCGCCCCCGGCGATCCAACACCAATCCAGACCCATATGATTTTCTCCAACGAGCCCGGCGTCTACCGGCCCGGGATCGACGGATACCGCACCATCAACACCATGATCGTGACCGAGGACGGCGTCGACATCCCGTCCCGGTTCCAAGCCAACACGCCCATTGACGCCCGCGTCATCGCCCTTTGA
- a CDS encoding metal-dependent hydrolase family protein, producing MPEPASWKYQKITKPMFEAEAVDCVFFGRVITCVGDEVIEDGFVHLKDGKIAAVGVRGEAPDGPDTVDTHGSKTLMPGMMNSHAHLSWDGIHELSQQSMFDPPEIRAYKAAGNMLKSLRAGITLVRDLGVHDANLFTKQAVAQGIFPGPRLLVSGESIIQTGGHTYWVCREASGADEMRRAVRDQVKGGADLIKIMACHDTLEFTDDELHAVIDEAHRNRLPITAHATYNDCIARVAEFGVDCVEHGGSMTDETIQILLDKKLPIVTTFSALVIQANEEIARAFGIPEWKIEERKKAVADKSRFDGLVRAAKAGVPIVFGTDAGSPAVEHDRIVPELGFMVEVGVCPDNLDALRAITARAAVLNGFGDTLGTLEAGKLADMIVVDGKPDHDLTALEKIEMTFIDGKRMH from the coding sequence ATGCCCGAACCCGCCTCCTGGAAATACCAGAAGATCACCAAGCCGATGTTCGAGGCCGAGGCCGTGGACTGCGTTTTCTTCGGACGGGTCATCACCTGTGTGGGGGATGAGGTGATCGAGGATGGGTTCGTGCACCTGAAGGACGGCAAAATCGCCGCCGTGGGCGTGCGTGGCGAAGCGCCAGATGGGCCAGACACCGTAGATACCCACGGCAGCAAGACGCTGATGCCCGGAATGATGAACAGCCACGCGCATCTATCGTGGGATGGAATCCACGAACTGAGCCAGCAGTCCATGTTCGACCCGCCAGAGATCCGCGCCTACAAGGCGGCGGGCAACATGCTGAAAAGCCTGCGTGCGGGGATCACGCTGGTGCGCGATCTGGGGGTCCATGACGCCAACCTGTTCACCAAGCAGGCCGTGGCGCAGGGGATCTTTCCCGGCCCGCGCCTTCTGGTCTCGGGCGAAAGCATTATCCAGACCGGCGGGCATACCTATTGGGTGTGCCGGGAGGCATCGGGCGCGGACGAAATGCGGCGGGCCGTTCGTGATCAGGTCAAAGGCGGGGCCGATCTGATCAAGATAATGGCCTGTCACGACACGCTGGAATTCACCGACGACGAATTGCATGCGGTCATTGACGAGGCGCACCGCAACCGACTGCCGATCACCGCGCACGCCACCTACAACGATTGTATCGCCCGCGTGGCCGAATTCGGCGTCGATTGTGTGGAACACGGCGGGTCGATGACGGACGAGACGATCCAGATCCTGCTGGACAAGAAGCTGCCCATCGTGACGACCTTCTCGGCCCTTGTCATTCAGGCCAATGAAGAGATCGCCCGCGCCTTCGGCATCCCGGAATGGAAGATTGAAGAGCGGAAGAAAGCCGTGGCGGATAAGTCCCGGTTCGACGGGCTCGTGCGGGCAGCCAAGGCCGGTGTGCCCATCGTCTTCGGCACCGACGCGGGCAGCCCCGCGGTGGAGCATGACCGCATCGTGCCCGAGCTTGGCTTCATGGTGGAGGTCGGCGTTTGCCCGGACAATCTGGATGCCCTACGCGCGATTACGGCACGCGCCGCCGTCCTGAACGGGTTTGGCGACACGCTCGGGACGTTAGAGGCCGGAAAGCTGGCGGACATGATCGTGGTGGACGGCAAGCCGGATCACGACCTGACCGCATTGGAGAAGATCGAGATGACCTTCATCGACGGAAAGAGGATGCATTGA
- a CDS encoding pyridoxal phosphate-dependent aminotransferase, with the protein MGSLLHDRTSPRIVEEDGSFRTKMLEIASGLDNVIALGRGDPDFHTPAHVVEAAKAALDDNQHHYTGPTGLPPLRQAICDNLKADYGLDYGPDEIIVTAGVQESIMLCMLGLVQAGDEVLITSPRFTTYDTAVHLCGGVPIPVPTYQKDDFALDVDEIEKRITPKTRMFVLVSPNNPTGAVTPPDVIRRIADLAIKHDILVIADEIYAKLIYPPHEHLSLATLPGMKDRTITLNGFSKTYAMTGWRVGYMAAPADFVEKLTEPRHTLSINTCTVSQYAALAALTGPQDEMEGSFADYAARRDYLMGALTQAGLSYGAPGGAFYIYTNISSTGMKAKSFCENLLRDAGVMVFPGDMFGEPDSDFIRISYLQPLPVIEEAMARIKRFIAAHKGAAA; encoded by the coding sequence ATGGGATCGCTTCTGCATGACCGTACCTCCCCCCGTATCGTGGAGGAGGACGGGTCCTTCCGCACAAAGATGCTGGAAATCGCCTCGGGCCTCGACAACGTCATCGCGTTGGGGCGCGGGGACCCCGACTTCCACACGCCTGCCCATGTGGTGGAGGCCGCAAAAGCTGCGCTGGACGATAACCAACACCATTACACCGGGCCCACCGGTCTGCCCCCATTGCGGCAGGCAATCTGCGACAACCTAAAAGCGGATTACGGGCTGGACTACGGCCCGGATGAGATCATCGTCACTGCGGGTGTGCAGGAAAGCATCATGCTATGCATGTTGGGTCTTGTGCAGGCGGGTGACGAGGTTTTGATCACGTCACCGCGCTTCACCACCTACGACACGGCGGTGCATCTGTGCGGCGGCGTGCCGATCCCGGTGCCGACGTATCAGAAGGACGATTTCGCACTGGATGTGGATGAAATCGAAAAACGGATAACGCCCAAGACGCGCATGTTTGTGCTGGTGTCGCCCAACAACCCCACGGGCGCGGTGACGCCACCCGACGTGATCCGGCGGATCGCGGATCTGGCGATCAAGCACGACATTCTGGTGATCGCAGACGAGATCTATGCCAAGCTAATTTACCCACCGCATGAGCACCTGTCGCTGGCGACACTGCCCGGCATGAAAGACCGCACGATCACACTGAACGGGTTCTCCAAAACCTATGCCATGACCGGATGGCGGGTCGGTTACATGGCTGCGCCCGCCGATTTCGTGGAAAAACTGACCGAGCCGCGCCACACGCTGTCGATCAATACCTGCACCGTGTCGCAATACGCGGCTTTGGCCGCCCTGACCGGCCCGCAAGATGAGATGGAGGGGAGCTTTGCCGACTACGCCGCGCGGCGCGACTATTTGATGGGCGCGCTGACCCAGGCCGGGCTGAGCTACGGCGCACCGGGCGGGGCGTTCTACATCTACACCAACATTTCTTCTACAGGAATGAAGGCGAAGTCCTTCTGCGAAAACCTGTTGCGGGACGCGGGCGTCATGGTTTTTCCGGGTGACATGTTCGGGGAACCCGACAGCGACTTCATCCGCATCTCCTACCTCCAACCCCTGCCTGTGATTGAAGAGGCGATGGCGCGGATCAAGCGGTTCATTGCCGCCCACAAGGGAGCGGCCGCATGA
- a CDS encoding dihydroorotase: MSALDTVIAGGDVLLPDGLTRIDLGLSDGKVAGLFAPGTAPNAAEVINATGLTVLPGIVDIHFHVRAPAYPERGTVLSETRAAAAGGVTTLFEMPISKPCCSTPEELAHRRDHFAETAVIDFALYAAPGDLTVESRDKMMELGCIAWKIFTTPAPDGRADEFEGLAFPDEADQLRALRLLATTALPVVVHAESAQLLGYFEDAAKALDPADAATHNESRPAICESVAVAKLLTMNMEAQAKLHIAHVTNAQTVDVLRAFSGTSDFTAETCPQYLFTTEADVAKAGIYAKVNPPIRFQSDQDALWQAIEDGVINYVTTDHAPFAKAEKQASEGDFPGAPPGVPGIEFIVPAMLDAVSRGRLSLKRAHELICSNGARRYGLYPHKGALLPGSSADVTLVDLKGETTFSPETMHTHAREVAHLFYGRRLRGKVTRTIRAGQTVFHDGEITGSRGAGRYITPGFTP; encoded by the coding sequence ATGAGCGCGTTGGATACGGTCATTGCCGGCGGCGACGTACTGTTGCCCGATGGGCTCACGCGGATTGATCTGGGCCTGAGCGACGGCAAGGTTGCGGGGCTTTTCGCGCCCGGCACGGCGCCCAATGCTGCAGAGGTCATCAACGCCACGGGTCTGACAGTTCTGCCCGGCATCGTAGACATCCACTTCCACGTCCGCGCGCCTGCCTACCCGGAACGCGGCACCGTGCTGTCCGAGACGCGGGCGGCGGCGGCGGGTGGTGTCACCACGTTGTTTGAGATGCCGATCTCCAAACCCTGTTGCTCAACCCCCGAAGAACTCGCCCACCGCCGCGATCATTTCGCAGAGACCGCGGTGATCGACTTTGCGCTCTACGCCGCGCCGGGGGATCTGACGGTAGAGAGCCGGGACAAGATGATGGAACTGGGCTGCATCGCGTGGAAGATCTTCACCACGCCCGCACCAGACGGCCGCGCCGACGAATTCGAAGGGCTGGCTTTCCCGGATGAGGCGGACCAACTGCGTGCTTTGAGATTGCTGGCAACTACGGCGTTGCCGGTCGTGGTCCATGCCGAAAGCGCACAACTTTTGGGATATTTCGAGGACGCCGCCAAAGCGCTGGACCCGGCGGATGCGGCCACACACAACGAATCTCGCCCTGCGATCTGCGAATCCGTCGCCGTGGCGAAACTTCTGACGATGAACATGGAGGCACAGGCCAAGCTGCACATCGCCCATGTCACCAATGCGCAGACCGTCGATGTATTGCGCGCATTCTCGGGAACATCAGACTTCACCGCCGAGACCTGCCCGCAATACCTTTTCACGACAGAGGCCGATGTTGCCAAGGCGGGCATCTATGCCAAGGTGAACCCGCCGATCCGCTTTCAATCGGATCAGGACGCACTTTGGCAAGCGATCGAGGACGGCGTGATCAACTACGTGACCACCGACCATGCGCCGTTTGCCAAGGCAGAGAAACAGGCGTCCGAGGGTGATTTTCCAGGCGCTCCGCCCGGTGTGCCGGGGATCGAGTTCATTGTGCCCGCCATGCTGGACGCCGTGTCGCGGGGGCGGCTGAGTCTGAAACGCGCCCATGAGTTGATATGCTCCAACGGAGCCAGGCGCTACGGCCTCTACCCGCACAAGGGCGCTCTACTGCCTGGAAGCTCTGCCGACGTGACGCTGGTGGATTTGAAGGGTGAGACGACGTTTTCGCCCGAGACGATGCACACCCACGCCCGCGAGGTGGCCCATCTGTTCTATGGGCGCAGGCTCCGCGGCAAGGTCACGCGCACCATCCGGGCTGGTCAGACGGTGTTTCACGATGGTGAGATCACCGGGTCCCGGGGCGCAGGCCGCTACATCACACCCGGGTTCACGCCCTAG
- a CDS encoding ABC transporter permease translates to MADTTRTPSVSATQSVGGMANSYRRKELRRAFQSMITSRWALIGMLILLIVTFVAIFGPWLAPFDPNRQNIMMRLLEPGQPGAGDLTYWLGSDQLGRDILSRLLYGARVSLLVGVAAIVVGGVLGTVAGLVAGYFGGWIDDVIMRLGDIQLAFPFILLAIMFLVVLGPGLVNIILVLGIGQWITYARIVRAQTLSLREKEYVEAARAMGDGTFSILFRTILPNIIAPLTVIASFNVAGVILSEAALSFLGLGVPPDVPTWGSMLSESRDHLLSNKWWMAVFPGLAIVFTVLAFNIIGDWLRDFLDPRLKENG, encoded by the coding sequence ATGGCTGACACGACCCGGACCCCAAGCGTTTCGGCGACCCAGTCCGTCGGCGGTATGGCCAACAGCTACCGCCGCAAGGAGTTGCGTCGCGCGTTTCAAAGCATGATCACCAGCCGATGGGCGTTGATTGGGATGCTGATCCTGCTGATCGTGACCTTCGTGGCCATCTTCGGGCCGTGGCTCGCGCCCTTCGATCCCAACCGGCAGAACATCATGATGCGCCTGTTGGAGCCCGGCCAGCCCGGCGCCGGGGACCTCACCTATTGGCTGGGATCTGACCAGTTGGGCCGTGATATCCTGTCCCGCCTGCTCTATGGCGCGCGCGTTTCGCTGCTTGTGGGTGTCGCCGCCATTGTCGTGGGCGGCGTGCTAGGGACAGTCGCAGGGTTGGTCGCGGGCTATTTCGGCGGCTGGATTGACGATGTGATCATGCGTCTGGGCGACATCCAGCTAGCGTTTCCGTTCATCCTCTTGGCGATCATGTTCTTGGTCGTGCTTGGGCCGGGGCTCGTGAATATCATCCTCGTTCTCGGGATCGGGCAGTGGATCACTTACGCGCGCATCGTTCGGGCTCAGACGCTCTCCCTGCGCGAGAAGGAATATGTGGAGGCCGCCCGCGCCATGGGGGACGGCACGTTCTCCATCCTGTTCCGCACGATCCTGCCCAACATCATCGCGCCGCTGACCGTCATCGCCTCTTTCAACGTGGCAGGGGTCATCCTGTCAGAAGCGGCGTTGTCGTTCCTTGGCCTTGGCGTGCCGCCCGACGTGCCCACCTGGGGCTCCATGCTGTCGGAGAGTCGCGACCATCTGTTGTCCAATAAGTGGTGGATGGCAGTGTTTCCCGGCCTCGCCATCGTTTTCACCGTGTTGGCCTTCAATATCATCGGCGATTGGCTGCGGGATTTCCTCGATCCGCGTTTGAAGGAAAATGGCTAG